A window of the Streptomyces sp. NBC_01351 genome harbors these coding sequences:
- a CDS encoding alpha/beta hydrolase — protein sequence MRHTAAAAALTLSAALCVPTAAAARSGPESASAHLAAARLTAESAGAELVARRAAAAAGTAGARSGAGAGAGAGAGAGAGSGAGAGAGAGAGAGSGAGSGAGQPAGADSARERPAAGEQAGLDFGACPQDEGLPGHVQCAALRVPLDYARPDGPQIRLTVSRVPATGEHGARRQGALVNNPGGPGASGMHFPLAAGLPEWRRVAAAYDFVGYAPRGVGRSAPLSCQDPGARKGPTQVPADPSPGYKRQRVAAAQEYSRGCARRAGAALPYYTTLNNARDLHVLRAALGERRLTFMGGSYGTYLGAVYATLHPGHVRRMVLDSAVDPDPGRVWYRAQLGQAAAFERRWYDFRSWVARHHRTYRLGETPAAVQASYERVRAALARTPAAATVGTGELQAAYLQAAYYDDVWPDRAAALSAFLRGDPAELVRQAAPDPASAAEAENATAVYTAVLCNDAPWPADWATWDRDNTELARTAPFETWPNAFLNLPCAYWPVRERQRPVQVGAPPEAPLPRTLIVAAERDGATPYRGALELQRRLGSEAALVTEVGSGSHGVVGGRNGCVDRHVERYLLTGDTSGWRVTCAPHPEPAPVSLDDRAASIPGAATPGTPLPPVV from the coding sequence ATGCGCCACACCGCTGCCGCGGCGGCACTCACCCTCTCCGCCGCCCTCTGTGTCCCCACGGCCGCCGCGGCCCGTTCGGGGCCCGAGTCGGCGAGCGCCCATCTCGCCGCCGCCCGCCTCACGGCCGAGTCGGCCGGGGCCGAGCTGGTGGCCCGCCGCGCCGCCGCAGCAGCCGGCACGGCCGGTGCCCGGTCCGGGGCCGGGGCAGGGGCCGGGGCAGGGGCAGGGGCCGGGGCAGGGAGCGGGGCCGGGGCAGGGGCAGGGGCCGGGGCCGGGGCAGGGAGCGGGGCAGGGAGCGGGGCCGGGCAGCCGGCCGGGGCCGACTCGGCCCGCGAGCGGCCCGCCGCAGGCGAACAGGCCGGGCTGGACTTCGGGGCGTGTCCGCAGGACGAAGGGCTGCCCGGGCACGTGCAGTGCGCCGCACTCCGCGTGCCGCTCGACTACGCGCGGCCCGACGGGCCTCAGATCCGCCTCACCGTCAGCCGGGTGCCGGCGACCGGGGAGCACGGCGCGCGCCGGCAGGGGGCGCTCGTGAACAACCCCGGCGGGCCCGGGGCCTCCGGGATGCACTTCCCGCTCGCCGCCGGGCTCCCCGAGTGGCGGCGCGTCGCCGCCGCCTACGACTTCGTCGGGTACGCCCCGCGCGGCGTCGGCCGCTCCGCCCCGCTGTCCTGCCAGGACCCCGGCGCGCGCAAGGGCCCGACCCAGGTCCCGGCCGACCCCTCCCCCGGGTACAAGCGGCAACGCGTCGCCGCGGCCCAGGAGTACTCCCGCGGCTGCGCCCGGCGGGCCGGCGCCGCGCTGCCGTACTACACGACGCTGAACAACGCCCGCGATCTGCACGTGCTGCGCGCCGCCCTCGGCGAGCGGCGGCTGACCTTCATGGGCGGCTCCTACGGCACGTACCTCGGCGCCGTCTACGCCACGCTCCACCCGGGGCACGTCCGCCGCATGGTGCTCGACTCGGCGGTCGATCCCGATCCGGGACGGGTCTGGTACCGCGCCCAACTCGGCCAGGCCGCCGCCTTCGAGCGCCGCTGGTACGACTTCCGCTCCTGGGTCGCCCGCCACCACCGCACCTACCGCCTCGGCGAAACCCCCGCCGCCGTGCAGGCCTCCTACGAGCGCGTCCGGGCCGCGCTGGCCCGTACCCCCGCCGCCGCAACCGTCGGCACCGGGGAGCTCCAGGCCGCGTACCTGCAGGCCGCGTACTACGACGACGTGTGGCCGGACCGGGCGGCGGCCCTCTCGGCGTTCCTGCGCGGCGATCCGGCGGAGCTGGTCCGTCAGGCGGCCCCCGACCCGGCGTCGGCCGCCGAGGCCGAGAACGCGACGGCCGTCTACACGGCGGTGCTGTGCAACGACGCCCCCTGGCCGGCGGACTGGGCGACCTGGGACCGGGACAACACCGAACTGGCCCGCACGGCCCCCTTCGAGACCTGGCCCAACGCCTTCCTGAACCTCCCGTGCGCCTACTGGCCGGTGCGCGAGCGGCAGCGGCCGGTCCAGGTCGGAGCCCCACCGGAGGCGCCGCTCCCCCGCACCCTGATCGTGGCGGCCGAACGCGACGGGGCGACCCCGTACCGGGGCGCACTGGAGCTCCAGCGGCGGCTCGGGAGCGAGGCGGCACTGGTCACGGAGGTGGGGTCCGGCTCGCACGGAGTGGTCGGTGGACGCAACGGCTGCGTGGACCGACACGTGGAGCGGTATCTGCTGACAGGTGACACCTCGGGGTGGCGCGTCACGTGTGCGCCGCATCCGGAGCCCGCACCGGTGTCGCTGGACGACCGGGCAGCGAGCATCCCCGGGGCAGCAACCCCCGGGACACCACTGCCGCCAGTCGTCTGA
- a CDS encoding peptidyl-tRNA hydrolase, with protein MSSQHANDTSEVPAAVPAVGADSPFRQEHVLRDEAPQFVLPLVVRIEKAEPPARTDALETAARAVLVLLSDERARGEGEWAEAVRDWQDARIRKVVRRARGAEWRKAETLPGVTVHGDASQVRVFPPVPLDGWPKELAKLQVSGTDLDDPEPVGPDTEPGVPVLWLNPDLDMSAGKAMAQAGHGAQLAWWELTRAERGLWQASGFRLAVRTAPRERWAELSGSGLPVVRDAGFTEIAPGSCTVVADHPALRSRL; from the coding sequence ATGAGCAGCCAGCACGCGAACGACACTTCAGAGGTACCCGCGGCCGTCCCGGCGGTGGGGGCGGACAGCCCGTTCCGGCAGGAGCACGTCCTGCGCGACGAGGCCCCGCAGTTCGTCCTCCCGCTGGTGGTGCGGATCGAGAAGGCCGAGCCGCCCGCCCGGACGGACGCCCTGGAGACGGCGGCCCGCGCGGTGCTGGTCCTGCTGAGCGACGAGCGGGCGCGGGGCGAGGGCGAGTGGGCCGAGGCCGTGCGGGACTGGCAGGACGCCCGCATCCGCAAGGTGGTCCGGCGGGCGCGCGGGGCGGAGTGGCGCAAGGCCGAGACCCTGCCGGGGGTCACGGTGCACGGTGACGCCTCGCAGGTGCGGGTCTTCCCTCCGGTACCGCTCGACGGCTGGCCGAAGGAACTGGCCAAGCTCCAGGTGTCGGGCACCGACCTCGACGACCCCGAGCCGGTCGGCCCGGACACCGAGCCCGGAGTGCCCGTGCTGTGGCTCAATCCCGACCTCGACATGTCGGCCGGCAAGGCGATGGCCCAGGCCGGGCACGGCGCGCAGCTGGCGTGGTGGGAGCTGACGCGGGCCGAGCGGGGGCTGTGGCAGGCGTCCGGTTTCCGCCTGGCGGTGCGGACGGCCCCGCGCGAGCGGTGGGCGGAGCTGAGCGGGAGCGGGCTGCCCGTGGTCCGGGACGCCGGTTTCACGGAGATCGCGCCCGGCTCCTGCACGGTGGTCGCGGACCATCCGGCGCTCCGGTCCCGCCTGTAG
- a CDS encoding TIGR04222 domain-containing membrane protein: MSFLGFLALAVWTAVVVSSVLLLRGLRRSRPPSAGAAAGVHDLSEAAFLAGGPANVVDAALATMLTDQRLVGGGPGIIQVWPGARGSDPAERAVLQAHAAAPSGWLYQVRYAAMRDPAVQEIGDSLSARGLLSPPGSGATWRRWGVTQAVVCAVLLPLSLPLTFLGLALDPDAPAPFIALVLPVVLAGLVVGVVCAARAKSRLTPAGTRALFAMRRAYMQDQSPYVRTALYGLRGLRDPYLRQQLIPAARGTRLAAAQSRTRPYSPDGSSWSSAEAVPIVWCAGSDGGGGRGGSSCGSGCGSGSGCGSSGSGSSCGGGSSGGGSSSSCSSSSGSSCSSSSSSS, from the coding sequence ATGAGCTTCCTCGGCTTCCTCGCACTCGCGGTCTGGACCGCCGTCGTCGTCTCCTCCGTCCTGCTGCTGCGCGGCCTGCGCCGCTCCCGGCCGCCGTCCGCGGGGGCGGCCGCCGGGGTGCACGACCTGTCGGAGGCGGCGTTCCTGGCGGGCGGGCCCGCCAACGTCGTTGACGCCGCACTCGCCACGATGCTCACGGACCAGCGCCTCGTCGGCGGCGGCCCCGGCATCATCCAGGTGTGGCCGGGGGCCCGGGGGAGCGACCCCGCCGAGCGGGCCGTCCTCCAGGCGCACGCGGCGGCGCCCTCGGGGTGGCTGTACCAGGTGCGGTACGCCGCCATGCGCGACCCGGCCGTCCAGGAGATCGGCGACTCCCTCTCCGCCCGCGGGCTGCTCTCCCCTCCCGGATCCGGCGCGACCTGGCGGCGCTGGGGGGTGACCCAGGCCGTGGTGTGCGCGGTCCTCCTCCCGCTGTCGCTGCCGCTGACCTTCCTGGGGCTGGCCCTCGATCCCGACGCCCCGGCGCCGTTCATCGCGCTGGTGCTGCCCGTGGTGCTGGCCGGACTGGTCGTGGGCGTGGTCTGCGCGGCCCGGGCCAAGAGCCGGCTCACCCCGGCGGGGACGCGGGCGCTGTTCGCGATGCGTCGCGCGTACATGCAGGACCAGAGCCCGTACGTGCGGACTGCCCTGTACGGGCTGCGCGGGCTGCGGGACCCCTACCTGCGGCAGCAGCTGATCCCGGCCGCCCGCGGCACCCGGCTGGCCGCGGCCCAGTCGCGGACCCGGCCGTACAGCCCGGACGGTTCCTCCTGGTCCTCCGCCGAGGCCGTCCCGATCGTCTGGTGCGCGGGGAGCGACGGCGGCGGGGGCCGAGGCGGATCGAGCTGTGGATCGGGCTGCGGATCGGGATCCGGCTGCGGCTCCTCGGGCAGCGGGTCCAGTTGTGGCGGTGGCAGCAGCGGCGGAGGCAGCAGTTCGAGTTGCAGTAGTTCGTCCGGATCCAGCTGCTCCAGCAGCTCAAGCAGCTCCTGA
- a CDS encoding DUF692 domain-containing protein, translating into MKPMEQLGVGIGWRPEIADAVERLPGLDWVEVVAENICADHLPDSLVRLRERGVRVVPHGVSLGIGGADRPDPAKLAALAERAVALGTPLITEHIAFVRTSSPALEAGHLLPVPRTRDALDVLCENVRIAQDALPVPLALENIAALISWPDEELTEGQFLTELVERTGVRLLIDVANLHTNRVNRGEDPAAVLDAIPLEALAYVHVAGGVEKGGVWHDTHAHPVPPVVLDLLAGLRDRVDPPGVLLERDDDFPPEPELAAELTAIRAVLVAPPGPGARRGVSSGAERVGGSEGRAEGAFGALRGRPGTPPSPAEPGVADPTGPRPVSEAARTRVGLGQAALLSALVAGTPVPEGFDLPRIRVQARALAAKRAGVVAKVAPELPGILGGSDPYRQAFLSYAKGRPMTGGYRRDALDFAEHLLIRDLPADPAARRRLTAWWRERAGVRPPRRIVRWARTLVGRAA; encoded by the coding sequence ATGAAGCCCATGGAACAGTTGGGGGTCGGCATCGGCTGGCGGCCGGAGATCGCGGACGCCGTCGAGCGACTGCCCGGCCTGGACTGGGTCGAGGTGGTGGCCGAGAACATCTGCGCGGACCACCTGCCCGATTCCCTGGTACGGCTGCGCGAGCGCGGCGTCCGCGTCGTGCCGCACGGGGTCTCGCTCGGCATCGGCGGCGCCGACCGGCCCGACCCGGCGAAGCTCGCGGCGCTCGCCGAGCGGGCGGTGGCGCTGGGGACGCCGCTGATCACCGAGCACATCGCCTTCGTACGGACCTCCTCGCCCGCGCTGGAGGCCGGCCACCTGCTGCCGGTGCCGCGCACGCGCGACGCGTTGGACGTGCTGTGCGAGAACGTACGGATCGCGCAGGACGCCCTGCCGGTGCCGCTGGCGCTGGAGAACATCGCCGCGCTGATCTCCTGGCCGGACGAGGAGCTGACCGAGGGGCAGTTCCTGACGGAGCTGGTCGAGCGGACCGGCGTCCGGCTGCTGATCGACGTGGCCAACCTGCACACCAACCGCGTCAACCGGGGCGAGGACCCGGCCGCCGTGCTCGACGCGATCCCGCTGGAGGCGCTGGCGTACGTGCACGTGGCGGGCGGCGTGGAGAAGGGCGGCGTGTGGCACGACACCCACGCGCACCCGGTACCGCCCGTGGTGCTCGACCTGCTGGCCGGGCTCCGCGACCGGGTGGACCCGCCGGGGGTGCTCCTGGAACGGGACGACGACTTCCCGCCGGAGCCGGAACTCGCCGCCGAACTGACCGCGATCCGCGCGGTGCTGGTGGCTCCGCCGGGGCCGGGGGCGCGCCGGGGCGTCTCCTCGGGCGCCGAACGTGTCGGGGGGTCGGAGGGCCGGGCGGAGGGTGCGTTCGGCGCCCTGCGGGGACGCCCCGGCACACCCCCGTCCCCGGCGGAACCGGGCGTCGCGGACCCCACCGGGCCGCGCCCCGTCTCCGAGGCCGCCCGGACCCGGGTGGGGCTCGGGCAGGCCGCGCTGCTGTCGGCGCTGGTGGCCGGGACGCCCGTGCCCGAGGGGTTCGACCTGCCGCGGATCCGGGTGCAGGCCCGGGCCCTGGCCGCCAAGCGGGCCGGGGTGGTGGCCAAGGTGGCGCCCGAACTGCCGGGCATCCTCGGCGGCTCCGACCCGTACCGCCAGGCCTTCCTCTCGTACGCCAAGGGCCGGCCGATGACCGGCGGCTACCGCCGCGACGCGCTCGACTTCGCCGAGCACCTGCTGATCCGGGACCTGCCGGCCGACCCGGCCGCCCGCCGCCGGCTCACCGCCTGGTGGCGGGAGCGGGCCGGGGTCAGGCCGCCCCGCCGGATCGTGCGCTGGGCCCGGACGCTCGTGGGGAGGGCGGCATGA
- the hemG gene encoding protoporphyrinogen oxidase: protein MHEADMRTDRPGRTRHVVVIGGGISGLAAAHRLLADGARVTLLEAGERLGGKLYAGELAGARVDLGAESVLARRPEALELARAVGLGEALQPPATATAHLWTRGALRPMPRGHVMGVPGDLAPLAASGVLSPEGLARIEAERELPAAEIGEDVAVGEYVAARLGREVVDRLVEPLLGGVYAGNAYRISMRAAVPQLFEAARTHRLLGDGVRELQRRAEAAPQQAGPVFAGIDGGIGRLPLAVAEACRAAGADLRTGTPVREVTRTAGGWRIVADGEATEVIEADGVIVATPAGPAARLLDTLAPAAAAELRGVEYASMALVTMAFRRSDLPAAVTGGGASGFLVPPVDGRTIKASTFSSNKWAWAGADPELFLLRTSVGRYADEADLKREDGELVDVSLADLGEAVGLAARPVASTVTRWDGGLPQYPVGHLARVERIRGAVAALPGLAVCGALYDGVGIPACVASAGKAADAVLASLGTRSVPPGTDH, encoded by the coding sequence ATGCACGAAGCGGACATGCGTACGGATCGCCCAGGCCGGACCCGGCACGTCGTCGTCATCGGCGGCGGCATCTCGGGCCTCGCGGCAGCCCACCGGCTGCTCGCCGACGGCGCCCGCGTCACGCTGCTGGAAGCCGGGGAGCGGCTCGGCGGCAAGCTGTACGCCGGTGAGCTCGCCGGGGCCCGCGTCGACCTCGGCGCCGAATCCGTGCTCGCCCGCCGCCCCGAAGCCCTGGAACTCGCCCGCGCCGTCGGCCTCGGCGAAGCCCTGCAGCCGCCCGCCACCGCCACCGCCCACCTGTGGACCCGCGGCGCCCTGCGGCCGATGCCGCGCGGGCACGTCATGGGCGTCCCCGGCGACCTGGCACCGCTCGCCGCCTCCGGCGTGCTCTCCCCGGAGGGGCTGGCCCGGATCGAGGCCGAGCGCGAGCTGCCGGCCGCCGAGATCGGCGAGGACGTCGCCGTCGGCGAGTACGTCGCCGCCCGCCTCGGCCGCGAGGTCGTCGACCGGCTCGTCGAACCCCTCCTCGGCGGGGTCTACGCCGGCAACGCCTACCGCATCTCCATGCGTGCCGCCGTGCCCCAGCTCTTCGAGGCCGCCCGCACCCACCGCCTGCTCGGCGACGGCGTCCGCGAACTGCAGCGCCGGGCGGAAGCCGCGCCCCAGCAGGCCGGCCCGGTCTTCGCCGGCATCGACGGCGGCATCGGACGGCTCCCGCTCGCGGTGGCCGAGGCCTGCCGGGCCGCCGGGGCGGACCTGCGTACCGGCACCCCCGTGCGCGAGGTCACGCGTACGGCGGGAGGCTGGCGGATCGTGGCCGACGGAGAGGCCACCGAGGTCATCGAGGCGGACGGGGTGATCGTCGCCACCCCGGCCGGGCCCGCCGCCCGGCTGCTCGACACCCTCGCGCCGGCCGCCGCGGCCGAGCTGCGCGGGGTCGAATACGCCTCCATGGCCCTCGTCACGATGGCCTTCCGCCGCTCCGACCTGCCGGCCGCCGTCACCGGGGGCGGCGCCAGCGGGTTCCTCGTACCGCCGGTCGACGGCCGGACCATCAAGGCCTCCACCTTCTCCAGCAACAAGTGGGCCTGGGCCGGGGCCGATCCGGAGCTCTTCCTGCTGCGGACCTCGGTCGGCCGGTACGCCGACGAGGCCGATCTCAAACGCGAGGACGGGGAGCTCGTCGACGTCTCCCTCGCCGACCTGGGCGAGGCCGTCGGACTCGCGGCCCGGCCGGTCGCCTCCACCGTCACCCGCTGGGACGGCGGACTGCCCCAGTACCCGGTCGGCCACCTGGCCCGTGTCGAGCGGATCCGCGGTGCCGTCGCGGCCCTCCCGGGCCTCGCGGTGTGCGGGGCGCTCTACGACGGAGTGGGCATTCCGGCCTGCGTCGCCAGTGCCGGCAAGGCCGCGGACGCGGTGCTCGCCTCCCTCGGGACGCGTTCGGTACCCCCTGGCACAGACCACTGA
- the hemQ gene encoding hydrogen peroxide-dependent heme synthase codes for MTAPEKIPNAGKKAKDLNEVIRYTLWSVFKLKDVLPEDRTGYADEVQELFDQLAAKDITVRGSYDVSGLRADADIMIWWHAETSDELQTAYNLFRRTKLGRALEPVWSNMALHRPAEFNKSHIPAFLADETPRDYVSVYPFVRSYDWYLLPDEDRRRMLKDHGLMARGYPDVRANTVASFSLGDYEWLLAFEADELYRIVDLMRHLRASEARMHVREEVPFYTGRRKSVADLVAGLA; via the coding sequence ATGACTGCACCAGAGAAGATTCCCAACGCGGGGAAGAAGGCGAAGGACCTCAACGAGGTCATCCGCTACACCCTGTGGTCCGTCTTCAAGCTGAAGGACGTTCTTCCGGAGGACCGCACCGGCTACGCCGACGAGGTCCAGGAGCTCTTCGACCAGCTGGCCGCCAAGGACATCACCGTCCGCGGCAGCTATGACGTCTCCGGCCTGCGCGCCGACGCGGACATCATGATCTGGTGGCACGCGGAGACCTCCGACGAGCTGCAGACCGCCTACAACCTGTTCCGCCGCACCAAGCTGGGCCGCGCGCTGGAGCCGGTGTGGTCGAACATGGCCCTGCACCGTCCGGCCGAGTTCAACAAGTCGCACATCCCGGCCTTCCTGGCCGACGAGACCCCCCGCGACTACGTCAGCGTGTACCCCTTCGTACGCAGCTACGACTGGTACCTGCTGCCCGACGAGGACCGTCGCCGCATGCTCAAGGACCACGGCCTGATGGCCCGCGGCTACCCGGACGTGCGCGCCAACACCGTCGCCTCCTTCTCGCTCGGCGACTACGAGTGGCTGCTGGCCTTCGAGGCCGACGAGCTGTACCGCATCGTCGACCTGATGCGTCACCTGCGCGCCTCCGAGGCCCGTATGCACGTCCGTGAAGAGGTGCCCTTCTACACCGGACGCCGCAAGTCCGTCGCCGATCTGGTGGCCGGGCTCGCCTGA
- a CDS encoding FAD-dependent oxidoreductase, whose protein sequence is MGTERLVVVGGDAAGMSAASQARRLKGPAELEIVAFERGHFTSYSACGIPYWIGGQVAERDDLIARTPEEHRARDIDLRTRTEVVELDLAGSRVRARDLDTGSESWTGYDKLVLATGARPVRPRLPGIGAHGVHGIQTLDDGQRLMTTLERTEGRRAVVVGAGYIGVEMAEALVGRGYEVTVLHRGEQPMATLDPDMGGLVHSAMNGMGIRTVSRAEVTKILTDEEGRARAVATAAGEEYEADVVVLGIGVEPRTALARAAGLPLGPSGGILTDLSMRVRGHEDIWAGGDCVEVLDLVAGRTRHIPLGTHANKHGQVIGSGVGGGYATFPGVVGTAVSKVCDLEIARTGLRERDALEAGLRFVTATITSTNTAGYYPGATEMTVKMLAERRTGRLLGVQIVGGAGSAKRVDIAAVALTAGMTVEQVVSLDLGYAPPFSPVWDPILVAARKAVTAVRAAGV, encoded by the coding sequence ATGGGGACGGAACGACTGGTGGTGGTCGGCGGTGACGCGGCGGGGATGTCCGCCGCGTCACAGGCCCGCCGGCTCAAGGGCCCGGCGGAGCTGGAGATCGTCGCCTTCGAGCGCGGGCACTTCACCTCGTACTCCGCGTGCGGGATCCCGTACTGGATCGGCGGCCAGGTGGCCGAGCGGGACGACCTGATCGCCCGCACACCCGAGGAGCACCGCGCCCGGGACATCGACCTGCGCACCCGCACGGAGGTCGTGGAGCTGGACCTCGCCGGATCGCGGGTGCGCGCCCGGGATCTGGACACCGGATCCGAATCCTGGACGGGCTACGACAAGCTCGTCCTGGCGACGGGCGCCCGCCCGGTCCGCCCGCGGCTCCCCGGCATCGGCGCGCACGGGGTCCACGGCATCCAGACCCTGGACGACGGCCAGCGCCTCATGACCACTCTGGAACGTACGGAGGGCCGCCGGGCGGTCGTCGTCGGCGCGGGCTACATCGGCGTGGAGATGGCGGAGGCCCTGGTCGGGCGGGGCTACGAGGTCACCGTCCTGCACCGCGGGGAGCAGCCGATGGCCACCCTGGACCCGGACATGGGCGGCCTGGTGCACAGCGCGATGAACGGCATGGGGATCCGTACGGTCTCCCGCGCCGAGGTGACCAAGATCCTCACCGACGAGGAGGGCCGGGCCCGCGCGGTGGCCACGGCGGCGGGCGAGGAGTACGAGGCGGACGTGGTCGTCCTCGGCATCGGCGTGGAGCCCCGCACGGCCCTCGCCCGCGCCGCCGGCCTCCCCCTCGGCCCCTCGGGCGGCATCCTCACGGACCTCTCGATGCGGGTCCGGGGCCACGAGGACATCTGGGCGGGCGGGGACTGCGTGGAGGTCCTGGACCTGGTCGCGGGCCGCACCCGGCACATCCCGCTGGGCACGCACGCGAACAAGCACGGCCAGGTCATCGGCTCGGGCGTCGGCGGCGGCTACGCCACGTTCCCGGGCGTCGTCGGTACGGCGGTGAGCAAGGTCTGCGACCTGGAGATCGCCCGTACGGGGCTGCGCGAGCGGGACGCGCTGGAGGCGGGACTGCGGTTCGTGACGGCCACGATCACCTCGACCAACACGGCGGGCTACTACCCGGGCGCGACGGAGATGACGGTCAAGATGCTGGCGGAACGCCGCACGGGCCGGCTCCTGGGCGTCCAGATCGTCGGCGGCGCGGGCTCCGCGAAACGGGTCGACATCGCGGCGGTCGCCCTCACCGCCGGGATGACGGTGGAACAGGTGGTCTCGCTTGACCTGGGCTACGCGCCCCCGTTCTCCCCGGTCTGGGACCCCATCCTGGTCGCCGCCCGCAAGGCGGTCACTGCGGTGCGGGCGGCGGGGGTCTAG
- a CDS encoding DUF4349 domain-containing protein: protein MSTLQRHRSAAALAALSLAGALALTGCGSGADSGTSATADKAAVAPQEGATQAPAPAQGKAGASAAAPQPADKNGQQPPVAVRPNVIRTATLGIETADAQKTLAAARTAADGAGGYVGNESTRRGGDGRMTSTVTLRVPGERYDAVLGALEGSGKLLHRKVEAQDVTEKVADIGSRVASQQASVARVREMMGKASALSEVVMLESELSRRQSDLESLLAQQTALKDQTSLGTITLEVSEPAEKQVVEKKKEKEPTFLGALQGGWDVFTKIVRYLMVAIGALLPFAAVAAVLGLGFRFYRRLRPAAPKQAPAPTAAPEAAPERVPVPAARPAGTSETGADVQD from the coding sequence ATGAGCACTCTGCAGAGACACCGTTCCGCGGCGGCCCTGGCCGCCCTCTCCCTCGCCGGGGCGCTCGCGCTGACCGGCTGCGGCTCCGGCGCGGACAGCGGTACGTCGGCCACCGCCGACAAGGCCGCCGTCGCGCCGCAGGAGGGTGCGACCCAGGCGCCGGCGCCGGCCCAGGGCAAGGCCGGTGCCTCCGCGGCGGCGCCGCAGCCGGCCGACAAGAACGGACAGCAGCCGCCCGTCGCGGTCCGCCCGAACGTCATCCGTACGGCGACGCTCGGCATCGAGACGGCGGACGCCCAGAAGACCCTCGCGGCGGCCCGCACCGCGGCGGACGGCGCGGGCGGCTACGTGGGCAACGAGTCCACCCGGCGCGGCGGGGACGGCCGGATGACGTCCACCGTGACCCTGCGGGTGCCCGGCGAGCGGTACGACGCGGTGCTGGGCGCGCTGGAGGGGAGCGGAAAGCTCCTGCACCGCAAGGTCGAGGCGCAGGACGTCACCGAGAAGGTGGCCGACATCGGCAGCCGGGTCGCCTCGCAGCAGGCCAGTGTGGCGCGGGTGCGGGAGATGATGGGCAAGGCCTCGGCGCTGAGCGAGGTGGTGATGCTGGAGAGCGAGCTGAGCCGGCGCCAGTCGGACCTGGAGTCGCTGCTCGCGCAGCAGACGGCGCTGAAGGACCAGACCTCGCTGGGCACGATCACCCTGGAGGTCTCCGAGCCTGCCGAGAAGCAGGTCGTGGAGAAGAAGAAGGAGAAGGAACCCACCTTCCTGGGCGCCCTGCAGGGCGGCTGGGACGTCTTCACGAAGATCGTGCGCTACCTGATGGTGGCGATCGGCGCGCTGCTCCCGTTCGCGGCGGTGGCCGCGGTGCTGGGGCTCGGGTTCCGGTTCTACCGGCGACTGCGCCCGGCCGCGCCGAAGCAGGCACCGGCGCCGACGGCCGCCCCGGAGGCGGCCCCGGAGCGGGTCCCGGTGCCGGCGGCCCGCCCGGCGGGGACTTCCGAAACCGGAGCCGACGTCCAGGACTGA